The Marinomonas sp. CT5 genome contains the following window.
TCTTTTGATTGTTTGAGCAGGTGTCTCTTTGGCTTTCGGGGATTTAGACATGGGTAGCCTCACTTTGGTAGACCAATCCATTTTGCCGTGTTTTCGAAGCCAAGTCAGCACCGTTGATCGCCCTTGGATTCCATAGATTTTTTGAGCTTGCTTATAAGTCATGTCGCCTTTTTCGACGG
Protein-coding sequences here:
- a CDS encoding helix-turn-helix domain-containing protein yields the protein MGTSSNTKRKRTQRDYTMGFKLQIVMAVEKGDMTYKQAQKIYGIQGRSTVLTWLRKHGKMDWSTKVRLPMSKSPKAKETPAQTIKR